Proteins encoded together in one Chloroflexia bacterium SDU3-3 window:
- a CDS encoding DUF1080 domain-containing protein — protein sequence MNLPDDPTHPHHVLITCLNKTHITAYQLEKNDIVNRKTLEGWINERRIPRSMVVMLGVAQAIAMTQHEFLQWWHACFPRRTLDPKRLGDGAALFQSLRKEDPSPTIAAPCEEVPVPPGQEPLAEAGPATPTPHATTWLSYLAWGSGMLLVCCMVGFGFLQSHKDQRDSCIAVDGQQDTPPDLPASLVGVDLQHWVLVLHDTFATHQCAWYEGQLVTDEGIRDVAIADDRYELRLVPSKKEVFVGTNHPFLTPSSYYFSVDVQKTQGATDDDGCALLYDAQDDRAFSLFRIREKAQSFSLTSVVDSDKWQVVQNRTVARQIRAGAWNRLSILANGYQMIFFINGTQVASVIQDRDARGGVDFGIIGMQAGGTTTCLFDNAQLRIPPR from the coding sequence ATGAACCTTCCCGACGACCCCACTCATCCCCACCATGTTCTGATTACCTGCCTCAACAAAACACACATTACTGCCTATCAACTCGAAAAGAATGACATCGTAAATCGGAAGACCTTGGAGGGCTGGATAAACGAGCGGCGTATCCCGAGATCGATGGTGGTCATGCTCGGGGTCGCTCAAGCGATCGCGATGACGCAGCACGAGTTTCTGCAGTGGTGGCATGCTTGTTTTCCAAGAAGAACCCTTGACCCCAAACGTCTGGGCGATGGAGCCGCTCTTTTTCAAAGTCTACGCAAAGAAGATCCATCCCCGACCATCGCCGCTCCATGCGAAGAAGTACCAGTGCCACCGGGGCAGGAGCCACTGGCTGAGGCTGGACCTGCGACCCCCACGCCCCATGCGACAACCTGGCTGAGCTATCTCGCCTGGGGCAGTGGCATGCTGCTTGTGTGCTGCATGGTGGGGTTCGGGTTCCTCCAGAGCCACAAAGACCAGAGGGATTCCTGTATTGCAGTCGATGGACAGCAGGACACACCGCCCGATCTGCCCGCATCGCTCGTTGGGGTGGATCTTCAGCACTGGGTACTTGTGCTGCACGATACCTTTGCGACCCATCAGTGCGCTTGGTATGAGGGACAGCTTGTCACCGATGAGGGCATTCGGGATGTCGCGATTGCGGATGATCGCTATGAGCTGCGGCTGGTGCCATCCAAAAAGGAGGTCTTCGTCGGCACCAACCACCCCTTTCTGACCCCATCAAGCTATTATTTCTCGGTCGATGTACAAAAGACCCAGGGCGCAACCGATGATGATGGCTGCGCCCTGCTCTATGATGCTCAGGATGATCGGGCCTTCTCCCTCTTTCGCATCCGCGAGAAGGCGCAGAGCTTCTCGCTGACGAGTGTCGTCGATAGCGATAAATGGCAGGTGGTGCAAAATCGCACGGTTGCCCGGCAAATCCGGGCAGGTGCGTGGAATCGACTGAGCATCCTTGCCAATGGGTATCAGATGATCTTCTTCATCAATGGGACACAGGTCGCATCCGTTATACAGGATCGCGATGCTCGGGGCGGTGTCGACTTCGGCATTATTGGCATGCAGGCTGGAGGCACCACCACATGTCTTTTTGATAACGCTCAGCTCCGTATCCCGCCACGGTGA
- a CDS encoding cytochrome-c peroxidase: MLRRPDLPAPRSPRRCAMSRIPAWAVGLALVAALAAVLCSITALRQAAHAPTLRPYAYDLPDGWTPPPVPAGSVPVTEASVALGRALFYDTKLTNDGKTTCATCHEQARAFTNGKRTGVDASGHALEHNTISLVNAGYASLYTWADPSITTIEQELAMTPRPPEAMDRLRADPAYGRMFAEVFPGQADPFTWANTETALGAFVRTLISADTPYDRFARGDRTALSPLAQEGMGLFFSNNLACYTCHVDVPRQAGMPTWAAQSHQHNGVTADGATMLVPALRNVAVTGPYMHDGRFSSLEQVVRMYERGGDEGASSPHKNPVVSGFLLTDHERAALIAFLTEGLTDQRLLTDPAYGPPPIATPDH, encoded by the coding sequence ATGCTACGTCGGCCCGACCTTCCAGCGCCTCGCTCCCCTCGGAGGTGTGCGATGAGCCGCATACCCGCCTGGGCCGTGGGCCTCGCTCTCGTGGCCGCCCTGGCCGCTGTCCTTTGTAGCATCACCGCGCTGCGCCAGGCCGCCCACGCGCCCACGCTGCGCCCCTACGCCTACGATCTGCCCGACGGCTGGACCCCGCCGCCCGTGCCCGCTGGTTCTGTGCCCGTGACCGAGGCCTCGGTGGCACTGGGGCGGGCCTTGTTCTACGATACCAAGCTCACCAACGACGGCAAGACGACCTGCGCCACCTGCCATGAGCAGGCGCGGGCCTTCACCAACGGCAAACGCACCGGCGTGGATGCGAGCGGCCACGCGCTAGAACACAACACGATCAGCCTCGTCAACGCGGGCTACGCTTCGCTGTACACCTGGGCCGACCCCAGCATCACAACCATCGAGCAGGAGCTGGCCATGACCCCGCGCCCGCCCGAGGCCATGGACCGCCTGCGCGCCGACCCGGCCTATGGGCGCATGTTCGCCGAGGTCTTCCCCGGCCAGGCCGACCCGTTCACCTGGGCCAACACCGAGACCGCGCTGGGGGCCTTCGTGCGCACGCTCATCAGTGCCGACACGCCCTATGACCGCTTCGCGCGCGGCGACCGCACCGCGCTCTCCCCGCTCGCGCAGGAGGGCATGGGGCTGTTCTTCTCCAACAACCTGGCATGCTACACCTGCCACGTGGACGTACCGCGCCAGGCGGGGATGCCCACATGGGCGGCCCAGAGCCACCAGCACAACGGCGTCACTGCCGACGGCGCGACCATGCTCGTCCCCGCGCTGCGGAATGTGGCCGTGACCGGCCCCTACATGCACGATGGTCGCTTCAGCTCGCTGGAGCAGGTGGTGCGGATGTATGAACGGGGCGGGGACGAGGGCGCATCCAGCCCGCACAAGAACCCGGTCGTCTCGGGGTTTCTCCTCACCGACCACGAGCGCGCGGCGCTGATCGCGTTCCTGACCGAGGGCCTGACCGACCAGCGCCTCCTGACCGACCCCGCCTACGGGCCGCCGCCGATCGCCACGCCGGATCACTAG
- a CDS encoding cytochrome c, with product MQPSLTTAALALAALALAACTAAAPPTTGDTSYSTRGHAEAGALLFADHCAPCHATTAEERVGPGLAGLFAQGGTLPDGQPRTETNVAAWLLTGGSGPRGTMPPQELDAQQIADIIADLRTLSNSDILLKFKRNPIQ from the coding sequence ATGCAGCCATCCCTCACCACCGCCGCCCTGGCCCTCGCGGCGCTCGCGCTCGCCGCCTGCACCGCCGCAGCGCCACCCACCACGGGTGACACCAGCTACTCCACACGCGGCCACGCCGAGGCGGGCGCGCTGCTGTTCGCCGACCACTGCGCCCCCTGCCACGCCACCACCGCCGAGGAGCGCGTCGGCCCCGGCCTGGCCGGTCTCTTCGCCCAGGGCGGCACCCTGCCCGACGGTCAGCCGCGCACGGAAACAAATGTTGCCGCGTGGCTGCTCACGGGCGGCAGCGGCCCGCGCGGCACCATGCCGCCGCAGGAGCTGGACGCGCAGCAGATCGCCGATATCATCGCCGACCTGCGCACGCTTTCCAATTCTGATATTCTCTTGAAATTTAAGCGTAATCCCATACAATAA